A genomic segment from Nicotiana sylvestris chromosome 1, ASM39365v2, whole genome shotgun sequence encodes:
- the LOC104222583 gene encoding uncharacterized protein — protein sequence MQKLSRHVSLPEVVVGEVDKIIRSKLSRVDFLVVDGWTQDFTRAFNSVKLNQHGAILVCKNESKGKTMSSTKFSWKGVLDAKVRAIRAVTVPVGNGLEIAYIASNDNGNLKSRKNAKHWIRHVDRGSGEEHVFRR from the coding sequence ATGCAAAAATTATCACGCCACGTATCCTTGCCGGAAGTCGTGGTGGGAGAGGTGGATAAGATAATTAGATCAAAGCTGAGTAGGGTTGATTTTCTTGTTGTTGATGGTTGGACACAAGACTTTACTAGAGCTTTTAATAGTGTTAAACTGAACCAACATGGAGCGATTTTGGTATGTAAAAATGAAAGCAAAGGGAAAACAATGAGTAGCACTAAGTTCAGCTGGAAAGGGGTCCTTGACGCCAAAGTACGTGCTATAAGAGCAGTAACAGTTCCAGTTGGAAATGGATTAGAGATTGCTTATATAGCAAGTAATGATAATGGAAATCTGAAGTCCAGAAAAAATGCCAAACATTGGATTAGGCATGTTGATCGAGGCTCAGGCGAAGAGCATGTGTTTCGACGATGA